A single genomic interval of Deinococcus ruber harbors:
- a CDS encoding Asp23/Gls24 family envelope stress response protein yields the protein MNGTIHITEAALASLIGLTAHEIPGVVGMAPANIREGIQRVLGRAQSRDGVVIGREEGRYTADLYIVLAYGVSIPTVASNIVERVEHVVKTQAGIELAATRVHAVGVAHA from the coding sequence ATGAACGGCACTATACATATTACCGAGGCGGCGTTGGCCTCGTTGATCGGGCTGACGGCCCACGAAATTCCCGGCGTGGTGGGCATGGCCCCCGCCAACATCCGCGAGGGTATTCAGCGCGTGCTGGGGCGTGCCCAGTCGCGTGACGGCGTGGTGATTGGCCGCGAGGAAGGGCGCTACACCGCCGACCTGTACATCGTGCTGGCCTACGGCGTCAGCATTCCCACGGTTGCGAGCAACATCGTCGAGCGCGTCGAACACGTGGTCAAGACCCAGGCGGGCATCGAACTCGCCGCGACCCGTGTTCATGCGGTGGGGGTGGCACATGCCTGA